From Asterias rubens chromosome 3, eAstRub1.3, whole genome shotgun sequence, the proteins below share one genomic window:
- the LOC117287862 gene encoding UDP-D-xylose:L-fucose alpha-1,3-D-xylosyltransferase 1-like isoform X2: MHFKANVLMFVTYSLAVVYIFIAFSTTRKKTTCVDTPSLKSDAYKVDTNLRIEATYNQFQPTKTSTRLSPGDGDGDGGGSPEPYQCTASDLQRRSGTILLTTTNSAYLDFTENWLESIRRTRACPNISVVTEDDQAFNYLSNKTMAGLNVLMTQTAKSTTGKLVFNTKEYKKFVNKRQGYILDLLEQGWEVLFSDVDTFWLRDPFLFFQGNFDMALEEDNHEPASYCAGFVYFRPTERTMQFVKEWIRFMANDKTMKPDQVVMNIMIRRKVIAGLKLRVLDSNKFPNGKLFFDDEWRKDKKDFVVVHNNWIVGHDPKVERFRNCSMWLVDHKEFKSM, from the exons ATGCATTTCAAAGCCAACGTGTTAATGTTTGTGACGTACTCCTTAGCGGTTGTGTACATCTTTATTGCAT TTTCGACAACACGAAAGAAAACCACGTGTGTTGATACCCCCTCTTTGAAGTCAGATGCGTACAAAGTTGACACAAACCTACGAATTGAAGCTACGTATAACCAGTTTCAACCGACAAAAACCTCGACCCGGCTATCTCCCGGGGATGGGGATGGGGATGGGGGTGGTTCCCCGGAGCCGTACCAGTGCACCGCATCGGATCTTCAGAGGAGATCCGGCACCATCCTTCTGACCACCACCAATTCTGCTTATTTGGACTTCACAGAAAATTGGCTTGAGAGCATCAGGCGCACGAGAGCCTGCCCTAATATATCGGTGGTTACTGAAGATGACCAAGCGTTTAATTATCTCTCCAATAAGACAATGGCCGGACTGAATGTCTTGATGACTCAGACTGCTAAGTCAACAACTGGAAAGCTCGTCTTCAATACCAAAGAGTACAAGAAGTTCGTCAATAAGAGACAGGGGTATATCTTAGATCTACTGGAACAGGGCTGGGAGGTTCTGTTCAGCGATGTGGACACTTTCTGGCTACGGGATCCGTTTCTATTTTTCCAGGGGAACTTTGACATGGCACTTGAGGAAGATAACCATGAACCAGCCTCATACTGTGCCGGGTTTGTCTACTTTCGACCAACCGAACGAACCATGCAGTTTGTCAAGGAGTGGATCCGGTTTATGGCCAACGACAAGACCATGAAGCCGGATCAAGTGGTTATGAATATCATGATCCGGCGAAAAGTGATAGCCGGATTGAAGCTCCGGGTTCTTGACTCCAATAAATTTCCGAATGGGAAATTATTTTTCGATGACGAATGGAGGAAGGACAAAAAGGACTTTGTTGTCGTGCATAACAACTGGATTGTCGGACACGATCCGAAAGTTGAACGGTTCCGAAACTGCAGTATGTGGCTCGTTGATCACAAAGAATTCAAGTCTATGTGA